One stretch of Carettochelys insculpta isolate YL-2023 chromosome 20, ASM3395843v1, whole genome shotgun sequence DNA includes these proteins:
- the EXOC7 gene encoding exocyst complex component 7 isoform X4, translated as MIPPEEASARRREIEEKLKQEEETLSFIRESLEKSDQLTKNMVSILSSFESRLMKLENSIIPVHKQTENLQRLQENVEKTLSCLDHVISYYHVAKDTEKIIKEGPTGRLEEYLSCMARIQKAVEYFQDNNPDSPELNRVKSLFERGKESLESEFRSLMTRHTKPVPAILILDLISGDEEIEAQEDMVLEHLPESVSQDIVRISLWLVEYGRNQDFMNVYYQIRSSQLDRSIKGLKEHFRKSSSSTGVPYSPAIQNKRKDTPTKKPIKRPGRDDMLDIEIDAYIHCVSAFVKLAQSEYQLLTEIIPEHHQKKTFDSLIQESLDNLMIEGDNIVSAARKAIIRHDYSAVLTIFPILKHLKQMKPEFDQVLQGTAASTKNKLPGLITSMETTGAKALEDFADNIKNDPDKEYNMPKDGTVHELTSNAILFLQQLLDFQETAGAMLASQETSSSASSYSSEFSKRLLSTYICKVLGNLQLNLLSKSKVYEDPALSAIFLHNNYNYILKSLEKSELIQLVAVTQKTAERSYREHIEQQIQTYQRSWLKVTEYISERNLPVFQPGVKLKDKERQMIKERFKGFNDGLEELCKIQKAWAIPDMEQRDKIRQAQKTIVKETYSAFLNRYGNVPFTKNPEKYIKYRVDQVGEMIEKLFDTSA; from the exons ATGATCCCCCCCGAGGAGGCCTCCGCCCGCAGGAGGGAGATCGAGGAGAAGCTCAAGCAG GAAGAAGAAACACTGTCCTTTATAAGAGAGAGCCTTGAAAAAAGTGATCAGCTCACAAAAAACATG gtttccatcctctcctcctttgAGAGCCGTTTGATGAAGCTGGAGAACTCTATCATCCCTGTGCATAAGCAGACAGAGAATCTCCAGCGTCTGCAGGAGAACGTGGAGAAGACCCTCTCCTGTTTGGATCATGTCATTAGTTACTACCATGTGGCTAAGGACACCGAGAAGATTATAAAGGAGGG TCCTACGGGGAGACTGGAAGAGTATTTGAGCTGCATGGCCAGAATCCAGAAGGCGGTGGAATATTTCCAGGACAACAATCCTGACAGCCCAGAACTAAACCGGGTG AAATCCCTTTTTGAGAGGGGGAAGGAATCTTTGGAGTCAGAATTCCGCAGTCTGATGACGCGACACACCAAGCCGGTTCCTGCCATCCTCATCCTGGATCTGATCAGCGGAGATGAGGAGATCGAAGCGCAGGAAGATATGGTTTTGGAACACCTCCCTGAGAGCGTCTCGCAAGACATTGTGCGAATCTCCCTGTGGCTGGTGGAGTATGGGAGAAACCAAG ACTTCATGAATGTCTACTACCAAATCCGCTCTAGCCAGCTCGACCGCTCCATCAAAGGTCTGAAAGAGCACTTCCGTAAGAGCAGCTCCTCCACAGGAGTTCCATACTCCCCTGCCATTCAGAACAAGAGGAAGGACACACCGACCAAAAAGCCCATCAAGAGACCAG GGAGAGACGACATGTTGGACATCGAGATTGACGCGTACATTCACTGTGTTAGCGCCTTCGTGAAGCTGGCCCAGAGCGAGTACCAGCTCCTTACAGAAATCATCCCAGAGCATCACCAGAAGAAGACTTTTGATTCCCTCATTCAG GAGTCACTGGATAACCTGATGATAGAGGGGGATAACATTGTCTCAGCAGCCCGGAAGGCCATCATTCGGCATGACTATTCAGCTGTGCTCACTATCTTCCCCATCCTCAAGCACCTGAAGCAGATGAAGCCAGAGTTCGATCAAGTCTTGCAG ggcactgcagccagcacAAAGAACAAGCTTCCAGGGCTGATCACCTCCATGGAGACCACAGGTGCGAAAGCACTGGAGGACTTTGCAGACAACATTAAG AACGATCCAGACAAGGAATATAACATGCCGAAAGATGGGACAGTTCATGAACTCACCAGCAAT GCCATTCTCTTCCTGCAGCAGTTGCTGGATTTCCAGGAGACTGCTGGTGCCATGCTGGCATCCCAAG AGACCAGCTCTTCAGCTAGCAGCTACAGTTCTGAATTTAGCAAACGGCTGCTCAGCACCTACATCT GCAAAGTGCTGGGCAACTTGCAACTAAACCTTCTCAGTAAATCCAAGGTCTATGAGGACCCAGCTTTGAGTGCCATCTTCCTGCATAACAACTACAATTACATCCTTAAATCCCTTGAAAA GTCTGAGCTAATCCAACTGGTGGCCGTGACTCAGAAAACAGCAGAGAGGTCTTACAGGGAGCACATTGAGCAGCAGATCCAAACCTACCAGCGCAG CTGGTTAAAAGTCACGGAATACATCTCGGAGAGAAACTTGCCTGTCTTTCAACCAGGAGTCAAG CTCAAGGATAAGGAGAGGCAGATGATAAAGGAGCGTTTTAAG GGCTTCAATGATGGCTTGGAAGAACTGTGTAAAATCCAGAAGGCCTGGGCCATCCCTGACATGGAGCAGAGGGACAAAATCCGTCAGGCCCAGAAAACTATTGTGAAAGAGACCT